The Eleginops maclovinus isolate JMC-PN-2008 ecotype Puerto Natales chromosome 6, JC_Emac_rtc_rv5, whole genome shotgun sequence DNA segment TCTCTTTAAGCCTCCTTCCTGCTTCCTACTTTGCAGAAGTAGTTACAAGCCGTTTGAGGAGATACTCCGGTTTGGggcatttcatttaaatgagtcGGCATGTGTATAGGAAGGGGAACCAAATCTGAAGAGCTTGTTGAATGCTTGGTTTTCCGACCTAGGCAGTCAACAAAAGCTGCTTGAGTTGTCTcgtttcagtttgtgtgttggtATGCACttcagacagagaaatgtatgggtgaaaacactgaaaaactTGGGTTTTAAATAGTATGTCCCCTTTTACTCccaatcaaaataaataaatgatcagatTTATGTCAAACTGAAAAAccctgacaaaataaaataagtgcaTATCTCAAACACAGGGCTCTCTGAGTTACATGAGAGTGCCTATGTGGAAATAAAGAGCAGTAATAAAGAGATTCCTTACCTGGCCATGAGTATCTCCTGGAGGTTTTCCGGGTTCGAATCTTACAGCGAGGCCAAAGTCTCCAATGATTGCAGACAGATCGTCTCGAACCATCACATTCTTACTCTTGAAGTCCCTGGGAAATGAACATGAGGACAAACTCATTAAAATGCTGTAATTATAGACATGTTTAGTCACAAACTAAGGCAGTACTTATGAAAGGTTTCATGGGGGTTTCAgtgtaaaaatgtgcattttgtctCTTACCTGTGGGCGATGGTGGGTTTGGGCCCCTCTCCCTTGTAGCTGGGAATGTCCTCATGGAGGTAAGCCAGGCCACGGGACATGGTCTCTGCTATGTGACACAGATCACCCCAGCTCACAGTGTTGCCCTTCAGGTGGTCTGTCAATGAGCCCTATACGCAGACAAAAACGgattaaaaaaactgaacaagAATCTAATTTTAACCAATTTCCCTGAAAATCTACACTTAGTGTCCAATTAATGAGCCAACAATAACCGttgaatatattgtttttgGTCCAACGTTTTACTTCATTTACTGGCTGAGAAGCGTAGTCTGGAAGAATAACAAGAGGCGTCTAAATTGAAACAATAGAGCTTAAAATACGATTGAGATGCTGAtaaaaatggaaacattgaAGCAAACAAATGACACATGAACAGATGGCGCGGAGACAATTACTAAAGATGTTTGCCATGGATGGAAGGTGATACAAGGGCAAGCTGTGAAGTCTTCACACAAACGTAACCCTCCGTTTGAGGGCATGGTAATTATCGTTTAATCCTGTTTTGATGTATTAATACCTTTGTTGACAAGATGAACAGGATATTCTGGTAGCCTCGAGGTGTTTAATCAGGCGCACGCACGttctaacactttttttttttcttcttcaaggAGTACTACTCAACAAATTGCCTGTAATATTGGTTaattaaacacttaaaatacaCCACAAGCTACAAAAGTCCTCACTTTAAAGTATGCTGTGTACAGAAGATGTGCCATAAGTAATGAAATCCACTTTAATAAAAGCTGCGATGCTCGTGTTATAAATAAAAGGCTTCTACCAATATTGGAAAAAGTACAGCAGTTCTAGTAAACAAAGAAGCCCTATACTGTACCTCAGCACCAATGCTGTATATGTGGGATATATATATAGGAGGATGTGCACTCACCCTCTCATGAAACTCTGTGATAAGCCACAGCTCCGTCTCCAGGTTGCTGCCGTGCTTCTCTGCAGCGATGTAACGTAGGAGGTTTTCATGTCGCATCCCCGGAGTCAGGAAGATGTCCCGCTCATTTTGCCATGACTGCTTGTCCTGTTCGAACACACAGATAAGAAAAGGTTTTTACAATTCATAtgagcactttttaaaataatcagtCCCTTCTTTATATGTTGCACAAAGCATAAACATTACATTCAAGTTACAGTGCTAAGCATCCAGCTTTCCGAAACCTATATACCCAGTTGTGTTGGGATTACACCACACTTTTTGGCTGTTATGAATGCATGAGCAATGACATATGACAAAATGACAtatcttcattttaaatgtgtacaaCGTGAACCACTATCACAAATATACTATTGTTACTCAGTCAAAAAGCTATCATTGTGCAACAATCAGGTTATTTAATCATCCAGATGGTTAGGAGTCTCAGAGGATTTCAAAGATCACAGGTTGTAAATGATTTTCAAAGAATCTGATGCTTGGCTGTGACTCAAAAGTAATGTTAATAGATGAGGGGAAAACAACTGGAGCTTGAATGCGGCAATCAAAGAGAAATACAAGTGCCGTGAATTATTAACATACCTGAACAGGGAAGACCTTCACAGCAACATATTCGCTCATCAACTGGGCCTTCCAAACACAACCGAAGCGGCCCCTGGCTTTGatttccagcagctgcagcggtTTCAGACCCACAGAGGGGGATGGAGGAGTCGGTCCAGGATCCTGAATAACAGAAAGGGAAACCAGGTAatccatcaatcaatcaagtcttatttatattttaaattgtacacTTCATATTAATTATTTGACGCTTTTATCAAAAGCAACTTTAATACTTAAGACAAGCATACGAGTGCAATTTGGAGTTAATTATCTTGCCCACGGACACTTCAACATGTCGACTACATGCTTGCTTAACCCCTGCGGCAGagtattacacatttttctcagcCGGCTTAACGGTTTGTACAACACCCTATCCTTAGACCCTTCCAACAGACAAGGGAAAAACTTGCAAAGAAACCCCACAATTAATGGGGATAGTTAAGAAACCTCTTGAGAgtgcaacagaggagggatcccggtcccaggacggacagatgTGCAATAGATACCAAGTGTGCAGATTAGAAAAGATAATACACTTACAACCTAGACATTGCAAGTATTAAAAACGATGATGTGGTAACAAGTCGTATTAAGTGCTAAATTGATCTAAATAAAAGGTTGGCACTTCTCCTGCCTTCAGTATGAAATCCTTGAGGAATATAACAGAACGCTGTAACTATgataagcagcagcagcaggcaccAACAGTACAGAAACAAGCATGGAGGGATAAGTGATCCCCAAGAGCCACAGAGAAGCACTTTAAACGAGAGtcgggcgggggggggggctctcaCCTCGCTCAGGTCTACATGGCCATAGGGAGGTTTGCGGTGGCGGTACATCCACAAGGCCAGGACCAGGGCCAGGGACAGCACGCAGAGAGGCAGCAGGGAGTACACCAGCACGTTGAGAAGTGAGGGCACTCGGGGTGGAGGGCGAATTTTCACTGTCAAGGAGGGACAGAATAATTACAGTATGTCAGCTTTATTACATGTAGGTCATAAGCAGCACCACAAGCTTCCTCGCTGAGTGCTGATTTTTACAAAGACTTTTTATCTAGATTGTATGGCCTTGATCCTCACTGCCTGAGCCACCACAGTGTGAAGAATGGGAGAAATAGGCTTTTAAAAGGTGTTTAATGTTTCCACCATTTAGTCAGCTGAAAATGAGTAAATGAATCATACTATGCATataaagatgttgttttttatcgaGTGCAACATTTTGTTTCGTGACAAGTTCCATcaatttagaataaaataaatggccAATGGCATATATTACCAAATGTCTTACAACAAGTCACGATTTCACAATATTTAGGAAGAAAGCAAATACCTGTGTATTCTGTGTAGACTCgatgtttttttacttctagATGCAAGGCTAAGCTTCACTCCCACTAACCAGAGGGGAAAAGCGAAGACCTATTTTTTGCCTGTACTATATGTGGGATGCATTCGCAGCTCACCTCGGTTGCCAATTCCAATCAAGTCAGGAAGGTGGGTGAATCGCTCATTGCAGTAGTTGCCCtcgcagcagcagaagaagacctGAGGGTTCTCCTCCATGGAGACGCACTCTTGCCTAAAAGAAGAAGACGGCACACACTTAAATGATTCCGTTGTTATCCATATCTTGAAAGTACATGTCAAGCCTTTTCCATAATAACAATAGAACTAACATGTTTTTGATCTAGACTTCGACAACCAAGTGTCATGTGAATCGAGTGTCAAACGTTTGTATTATCCTTTGTTTCTGCAGTGAACAAACCCCTCACACAAAGGACATCATCTTTTTTGTCGAGTTTATTGTAATAACTCTGACTTTAACCCGATCCTGTCCTTGGTTTCCGCTAATAGTGAAGTTGCTTGTTTAAAAGCCAACAAAGATTTAATTATAAAGGGTGCATAACTGAGACAAATCTaattaaatatagatatatctTGTGTTTAACTGGTCCATTATCAACATACACAATCATTGAACTGTCAGTCATGATTCAAATGAATCACAGGGTTTCTAAAACTTAAGACAAGAAACAAGCAAACAGCCCTTCAGGCTTAAGCTATTCAGTTGATAAACACTGGCATGCCACCGTCACTCATCACCGCTAAAACTACCTCTAACAATCAGAATTGAATGAAGAGGCTCCAGCACGTTGCTAAAGGACTACCTGTTCTGTTGACTAATTCTTCACACGCACAGATGCGTCATCTGGGGGAGATTATTACAGTCCTGTTTTCTCCAGCTGGCCTTCATGAGCTACAACAAAACTCCAGCTTGTTCACAATTTTGtggtttgaatatttaaagtttGATCACGCTGCACAGCTCTGCACCGGCTGCTGATAAAGACTAGTTTGAAATTCTCCTCCTGACTTAGAAACTCCTGCGAGGCCCGGTGCCACCGTATCTCTGTGCCATCGCCAGGTTGTGGACACTAAGCTGTACTCTGCACCGTCGATACGGATGCACACTATCTGTTACTCCCACAAAGAAGGAGTGTGAGCTCTGCTGGCTGCAGAGCATTTGGCAAACAGGAATTATTCCTGTTGAAATCACTTCCACCATCTAATGGAGTCTGGTTCGTTATCATGATTGGAAATTGAATTTTCAAATCACTTCAGTCTACCTCAACATGCTTTGCTAGTCtcagacattttatatttgtggattTAGTTGGACCGAACGCCTATTAGTTTTTGGCTGGTTTGATACATGTTATACAGCTGCGGAAACAATGAAgagaagagaccacttcagcattatcattttctcttgctttacatgtctgttttttttaattattgtattctataaactactgacaatttttctctgtgttggaattcaacaaacactggaatggctgccaaacatgtagCGATCATTTTCTCTACATGTCTaatttttttctggagctgtatatccATCATTTCATCTCAGACATCACTGGATAGCATTGTGGATAATTCATCAACTACTTGAGTAACTTGAGTTGAAAACAATTTAGTATTTGCTGATTTCCACTTCATTATCAtctacattttcagtttttttattaattgaatATGTAATATCTATGGGTTTTGTACCCTGAAACAGACcgaatgtgtgtatgtgtgcagtaGTCATAGAGGCGGTTATGTTTGTTGGTCCACTTCGATCATTTGTGCTGGGACTTGTACTAAGCTGCAAGTTTATTGAGTACAATTCCAGCTAAAGCAGTCAGTCTTATAGATCAACAGCAATACATCCTGCCTTCATGAAGGTAATAATGTGCCATCTCGGTTGAAACTGTTTTACAGAGGAGATGATTTAACTGTATAATCTTTTTTGGAGGATGTAGTTTGCGATGCTGTTGAAACATATTGATTTATACTAAAAGAAAaggtgttttattattattatctctaCCGTGCGTATAACAACAAGTGTCAGCTAAATACCAGATGCACCCCGTCTGTATAATAAACTGGCAACTGCGTAAATGTAATGCTTGCTGAGATTTATATTTGTGACAAAGCAATGCAAAACGTGTCAAAACAAATCTATATGCAAATAGGTCGCAGATAATACGATTATATATCCGGCATATCTTAATTTCCGGATGTGTTTTATGTCAAGTTGGGATGATATAAGGCTTCACCGAATGATTCTTGATTAGTTAAATCTGCTGATACATCGTTAGAGCCGtaaaacatgtcaattaaaaaGGGAATAATGTCTTacgtaatgttttatttatataattgtttgtgtgtaaattgCTTGATTTTGTCCAAGTACAAGCACGAAACCCACAGACAACTAATTTACAGTGatataaaatgagaaaaacatatAATCCTAACATTTGAGAAGCCGGAACCACCAGGTTTTTTCAGTTGATGGGCCCCATGTCAAGGAACCATAGCTGTCTTGAGCTACATGTGGATACAGAAGTTGATTTTTGTGTTGAACTCCCTGCCAGTCACTCAAAGAAAcgtaaaatataaatgatcagTGGCGATGACCTCGCTCAGTGACCCCACCTGTCATAGCAGTTGAAGTCGTCCAGCCAGCAACCTTTCTTCACCAGCTTGATGGTCCCTGAGGAGTTGAGCCAGGAGGCGTAACAGTGCAGTCGCTTGTCCTTCTCCCCCTCGCAGCGCTCGAAGCCGCTCTGGTTGGTCCTCTCCGTACGCCAGTTATCATTGTAGTACACACACTCCCGGGTCTCTGCTTCGCCCAGACTGTACCCTGAGAAGGACAGAAGGCCTCAGTCAGCTCACGTCTTAATGAATTGGATATCAACAGCGGAAGCACCGACATATGGTGCAGGATCCGCTTGATGCCACGATGAAACATCACTGAGCAGAGCCTCTATCATCACTGTGGCACACGGCCAAGTTCGGCGGCTCTGTGTAGTGAAAAGGGACTTCCTCTGGGCATAGAAATTGTTGCTGAATTGTAGTTCAGCCTAATCCCATTCACTAAAAGATCTATTCAGAGAGTAACAAACTAAAAAGAAGGGAACAATTTAATTAGCAATAGAAAAACAATGGTATGCCCTGCTGTGATATAGAAACACACCAGTGGCGTGTGTTACTCCTATAGATAAGGACTCGCTGTAGTGTGACACATCTGGAAACACAGATAAGACCTCTTTCTTTCAGGGCTTTTACTGCCATTTAGCAGGAATAGTTTCCCTATAACCAAGTCGAGACTTAACAAAAGCTATCAGTCTAAAACAATTCCTCATTTTATTATTTCCGTTTGTGGATTAAGAGTTGGACACACTGAAGTAACACATGTATGAGGTGTTTTTGATGAATACTGGAGCATAAAGCATGTCATTCACAATGTTTCTCGGACATTCGTGCCTAATCTTTGTTCGCAGAAAAAATAGTGCATGTCTCTTTAAATCCCTGCCTATAGGAGGCCGCCCATCCCCCAGCGTTACCCCCACCAacctattacacacacacaggcacgcatccactaacacacacacatacatttagtTGTCCGGCAGCGTACAATGGATTTCATTATAGCATATAGGGATGCATGCAATGACCAAACATCATGCTCATTATAAAGTATAGAAGAAATTAAGGTAGTAAAGACTaccacacacacgcgcgcgcgcacacacacacagtcgagATGTTCAACGCTCCATTGAGCCTAGATGGCATTTTTGATATCTGTGGTCACATGATCCGGGAGGACTTTTACTACAAGATCATTCCccaacccccctccctctgtcactTACTGAGGCTTACACCACAACAACATGAATTGTCGAGAAGCAGCTTACTATACACTCCGAGTCCTAATCTATAAACCATAAAGGCATTAGCCACAGCGCTATTTGACAGCTGCCTGAATAGAAAAAAACGTATTACAGTTCGGGgaaaaagtgaaaagtgaaaaggCAAAGTGGATATATTGTTCCCAAACGCACTACAGGGAATGCCTAGCAAGGGGACAAAGATGAACGTGTTGGGCACACACATATGAGTTGCAAACGCTAGCAAAATAACcaccaaacaaaagaaaaaacaacccttATGCTCCATTTTACGTGGTTACAAGTCACAGGCTTTAGAGACCAGAACCGTGTAACAGTAACCTCAATTTGAGGTGAAGACCTGACTTCTCACAACAGCTGCTCTCTCGTCAAATCAAACGCACATTGATTTATGAAATTCCTTTTCGGGGGAAGTGTGTTATCAAAGGCTCTTGTTGAGGCTGTAACCACAAACAGGAGAGCAGACCTGATGTAAGCCTATAAGGTTTCAGGATGTTGATGCAGCTGCTGCCTTCTATTCCTGCCACTGTTAAGAAAGGCGAGGGGGACGCAACAGTTTTACATTTGGATATAATAGGGGATTTATTCAGCCCAAAAAGCTGTATTTTAATGCtatattattcattttctttgtgtaaaaAGTCTCGGCTTTCCCTCGAATAATTCCCGTGTGTGCAATAGAGGTGGTAGTGGGGGCAAACAGAGAAAAGGCGATTATGGGTAAGAGAATAAAATCCCCACAGCTGACCGATAGTATCTACAGCCAACAAAAGTTTAAGCAACCAACACACGAAAACTCGCTCGCGGGTCAGAATTTCAAACgcttaaaaaatacacacaaatgtcTTTGCTGCGGACTCGGTAACAAAACTGTTGCAAATTCAGAACCAACAAAAGCAGCTTACCTGCGCATAAAGTTCCCAGAAGAAGTGAACAAGTCAGCCATGAAAAAGACATGTTCCGTTTTTATTTCAGGACCGATATTTCCCCCGCTTTCCGTCGCGAACATTAAAACTCAGGTTGTCCGAAACATCAGTCCAGGATCAAAACGACCACAGGCCTCCGGTCCCTCCAGCAGCCTAACCACCACCACAACGCGTGTCAATAGCCGCGACGCTGCAACAATGTTGCAAGAAAAGATAGGAGCGATTAACTGACTGTTAGTCCAGTAAGACGGGCAGCATTTTGCGTCGGAAGTGGTTCCAAAAACCGAATGGAAAGCGTTTAAAGCATCCGAGACGAAAGCTCAGCGCTCTTTTTGAGGTTATTCACTTGAATAGTAGCACCGCTGCATCGGGAGGTCGGTCGGGGTTTACATGCATGTTACTGATCTGTGTCCAAAATGGCTTCTAAATGGGGAATGGGCTGCAAACAGGGAAACCCGGATGTGTAAACACAAAGAGGGGAATTCAGGCAGCCAGCGTGTGACCTTAACACGACACCGTAGATACAAGCCTGAAATGACTTTATATTAGCTTCGCATCGATAGAGATTAcggtttttttatatatttttaaaactatcGTAAGGAAGAGGATAGGTTGGTGAAATATTTGCGCTTCCCATGTTCGTATTTGCCCCGGTCCCAGCTAGTATACACTTGCACTTTCTGTGGTCAGAGTTGGTATTTTACTACCACTTTTGGGTCCTATCATTTAGCCCGGGGTTTAAATGACCTTTGcaggaaatgtttcattattgTTCTCGTTATACATAGAATAGTGCGATATCTGTAGCTTCTTAAATAAAGCTACGATATAAATATAGTATATGTTTTAACTCTATTTGCAGTATGCCAATACAATAACACACTATTCACAAATTCAAAGTGTCCTTGCTAATTCAATATTTACATCACATAACCTATTATATCTTGTTATCCGTATCAGTGTAATAAATGTGTTCTTCAGCCCCACAAACAGTATAATACATTCGGGGATCTTTTCTATCTGAATGATCTTTTATGCATTAGTGGTACTGCTAAAAATAGCTGACCTAATTTGGAGTCAGAAGATATAATAAAtgctatttaaaatatattcgTTCTAATTGCTAATTTCTCTGCCAGCCTAGgtcttaaatataaaatatttattacataGCAAAACCAGAATAGAGCCAAACCATGGCTCATAATGaatcaattcttttttttaaagaggaagtgTGCAACAAATGTTCTTCCCCAATCTCTTccataatattatttttgtagtaGACCTAGTTCTGTTGATAATTGCTAAATAAGAGAGACTTAGTGACAAAGTTTGGTCAGACTGCACACTCATAAGTCTCCCAGACAACAGACAGACTCTTTTAAAAGTATTTCCTTCAAAAAGGTTGAGGTTTAAGTCATTTCCTCTCCACTAATTTGGTatgcttttcttttgtaatcCTCTCACTTAAGAAGAATGCACACCTCCATTAGAGCAAATAATCAAGTCTTATTATGGAAATAAAATAGACATCAATGGATATAGAATACCACTGCACATAGCTTGCATAGCATTTAAGACACACTCTTTTAGAACTGTAATCCTTTGTGCAAAAAATAAACCCATCATTATAGAAAATCAGCAATGACATTGTTAAAATGCCATTAAGGCTTGCTCACAGTTTCCTTCCCTCTTTCTCATCTTTGACATCCAGACTAATGGCATGTTAGTGACACCCAGACAATTCATCGAGTAAATGGCCCAGGAATGAGGTTAGACATAGGTAATCGCCCTTAAACTAGTGCCACCGAGTGTAACTCAAGACAAAGGCATTTCCTCATTAAGCTATCCCGTATTGACCCTGTAACTCGATAGAGGCCATGAGCAAAACCTTGTAAAGATAGGTGTTCTGTTGTCATGACATTTGGAAGAGAAAGCACATGAGTGCTCATTAAAGGTCCTACGGTCACAGCTGTATGTGACATTCCCAAAAGAATAAGAGCACAGGGGAAATGATGCATTGgtgcataaataaacatgaaactATGAGCTAATAATAATGTTGTAAACGGCTGTTGTAATATATGTTATGGCAGTTATTATAAACACAAGTTGtatccataaaataaaaaaaaatacggATAAAAACTTGTTGGTCAAAGTTGTTTCAGGTGGATAAACACTGAGTGGACAACatttaagaggccctattgtgctatTCTGGGTTTTTCGTTTCCtctagtgtgttgtataggtttttgtgcatgtaaatggtctgcaaatccctgtgttccctccagagggagtttctctcccaccttacctggactcctttgtttactgcccaaacatagtgacatccctatgtaGCACTACGATTCTATAGGCTAGCGCTCCAACCCATTATTTGTGATAGGCCAAGGGGAGGAGCATCTGTAAGCTGTTGACTAAACAcaaaagagccggccagctaaacaatcagagcagacggggctctggtttcagacagagggtgaaaagaggtgctgcagcatgagaaaaataaagagctttttgaacattaaagcatggagaaatgTCACAGTAtagtcacaaaatacaaatatgtacctGAAGATTAGCATAATAGGCTGCTTTAATCAATACACAACTCAGAActattgtttcttttatttcataatattatttaattcaagGAAGAATTGAAAAATATGGGTATTATTCAGATGTTTGTGACGATGAGGTTGAAAGTCCCATTGTGACCACTTATAAAATCCTGAGGTGAGCTTCAGGACTTCACAGTAAAATAGATAAATGACACTAGGTGGTAGCAGAGCTCCCCCGGGGCAGGTGCAGATTGAGCTTCACCCTGTCCAATATCCCTCTTTCACTCTGGATTTATACACTGTTCAGAGaccaccttttttttattgtttactgCTGACTGCCAGACCTTCACTTCAATGAGGGAAAgcgtttgttttatttctagagataaaaaaataataatctatttttcaatattaaaaccattttatttcctttctgaATGTTTAAAATGCCAGGATACCTTTCCATTAATCTGAGTTCAGTGGTATTTAGAATATCTCATTTAACTTGCTAATGGCTCCATTAGTTTAGTCGTTATGGTGTATAAGAGACagccatttctacactgtggtgTCGTGGCTAAGGGAAGAGTTTCACTCTGAGCTTAAACggggaaaaaatggaaataagatTGAAGATAGTGTCGGATCACTACtttattaaaacctttgaattattcagtacaaaacaaaaaatgcaacaagaaatgtcaaacactttgttcatcttttattattttactgccCCACACAGTCAGCAAGGGATTACTTGAGAGTGGGGTGTGTCTTTCCTCAATGGATGATCTTACGCCCGCAGACACATTGCCTGTGACGGTACGGTGCTTTTAGAAGTAGTTTGCCACCCTGCGAACAGACTGAATGCTGGGGTTCTCCGCCTGCCACTCCATGTGGGTGCAGTAGTTTCCTCTCTCCACGATGTACATGCGGCCGCGGTAGTTAGGCTCCTCATACAGAACCCAGCTGTTTGGGGAAATGGATAAATAAcattatcatatatttaaatataatatatgcatGAACGTGTTCTATCTGACTGAGTTTATATACTGTCGAAAATCTAAGTTTAGAGTTTAGAGTTTAAAGGgccaaaatataaaaacacattgtcttTCATACATCTTGTATCTATAACTATATGGAGAATTCAGGCTTTTTTTCATCAGAACTGAGACAGCCAAGTCTaacattgtttattaaaatcatatttttgttctatatattttcttttgggGCAATTTTGGTCTATAATCTAGAGTCTTGGGTGGTAGATGGTAGACATGAAGTGAGGGTAGATGCAACTGGTCCATGCTTAGTGCCTTATACTCCTTGGCCACTGGGGCACACCACTTTCATTTAATAGAATTTcgtttaaacaaaaaacatacaaaaatgaagTCATGACTTATAAATTCAACTCAACtctaaaaatgtataatgtacaATATTTAGTACATGTTAGTGCTTATATGTGGTCTGAGCAGGTTAAAACACACTGACCAACTGTCCCCCGGCTGCAGAGATACTTACGCTCCATCTCCATAAACCTTGACGGAGTTGACGCAGCTTTTGGTCAGGCCGCGAGCCTGCAGGAATGGACAGTCCTCACACAGCTCCACACACTGGCCTGAGAAGTTGTCTCCCTCGAACATCTCCATCCTGTAGTGCTCTCCATGCTGCGGAGGATAATAGCATGCCCTCTCACTGATTCTTTGCAATAATAGTCAACTTCATCTCATTGCATAGAACCAAGGTCTTGTTTTTTATGCGATGGGGACAGTGTTGTATGCGTCAACACATCTCATAGAAATCCAAAGGTTAAATGCTCACCGAGGACAAAGCCCACGCTCAACAGTACGTCTCAAGTGCACTTTAAATATGTGATTTTCTTTCTGCTGATGGCGTTTATGTATGAGATGTGAAGACTTGCAAGCTGTTAATATGCTTCGGTGTGCCAACACAATTATTTCTGTAGAAAATGATTCTGAGTTTCAGTAATTGGGTCTTTCggtctctgtctttctcttacacacacacacccacccacccaatcacccacccacccacacacacacacacacacacacacacacacacacacacacacacacacacacacacacacacacaccacacacacacacacacacacacacacacacacacacacacacacacacacacacacacacacacacacacacacgcactcttACCATCCTGATTGGCCTGCAGGAGCCCATGTGATCGTTATGGGCATTCCAGCGCTGGAATTCGGGGTACTCTCCATGCTCCAGAATGTACTGTTGGCCCTTGAAGTCTGGGTGGTCATAGCAGATGTATGCCCCGCTCTCCACACGGACAGAGTTGACCCTGTTCATGAAGCCACGGTCCTGGAAGTTGTCACAATCGCTGCAGATCTCCAGCTTCCTCCCGGTGAAACATTTCCCCTCATAGAACACgatctgtttgttttaccagTGGAGGTACAAATATTTAACAGCTACTGGTATGGAAAAAGTCATAAAGATCTGTGCcactcaacatttaaaacatactaCGTGAAGTTGGACCCATCAGCCCTATCAATGCCTTTGAGGttgacatttgtttgtgtgccGTAACATGATTTAGTTTCACTGCTATCCTTTTTTGTGGTACTCACCTTTCCTGAGTACTGAGACATTTTCCAC contains these protein-coding regions:
- the LOC134866360 gene encoding activin receptor type-2B-like: MSFSWLTCSLLLGTLCAGYSLGEAETRECVYYNDNWRTERTNQSGFERCEGEKDKRLHCYASWLNSSGTIKLVKKGCWLDDFNCYDRQECVSMEENPQVFFCCCEGNYCNERFTHLPDLIGIGNRVKIRPPPRVPSLLNVLVYSLLPLCVLSLALVLALWMYRHRKPPYGHVDLSEDPGPTPPSPSVGLKPLQLLEIKARGRFGCVWKAQLMSEYVAVKVFPVQDKQSWQNERDIFLTPGMRHENLLRYIAAEKHGSNLETELWLITEFHERGSLTDHLKGNTVSWGDLCHIAETMSRGLAYLHEDIPSYKGEGPKPTIAHRDFKSKNVMVRDDLSAIIGDFGLAVRFEPGKPPGDTHGQVGTRRYMAPEVLEGAINFQRDSFLRIDMYAMGLVLWELVSRCTVTDVGEYMLPFEEEIGQHPTLEDLQDVVVHKKMRPAIKDCWLKHPGLNQMCETIEECWDHDAEARLSAGCVEERIGQISRTTSSTTSDSPVCIVTSLTNEDLPPKESST
- the LOC134866356 gene encoding gamma-crystallin N-A-like; translated protein: MSQYSGKIVFYEGKCFTGRKLEICSDCDNFQDRGFMNRVNSVRVESGAYICYDHPDFKGQQYILEHGEYPEFQRWNAHNDHMGSCRPIRMHGEHYRMEMFEGDNFSGQCVELCEDCPFLQARGLTKSCVNSVKVYGDGAWVLYEEPNYRGRMYIVERGNYCTHMEWQAENPSIQSVRRVANYF